Proteins encoded in a region of the Prunus persica cultivar Lovell chromosome G4, Prunus_persica_NCBIv2, whole genome shotgun sequence genome:
- the LOC18778808 gene encoding probable E3 ubiquitin-protein ligase HIP1 isoform X1, giving the protein MGQRNMLCPSQMIDLEMNQQGEGYLCPPPSIHFGGATNIHQPNIHTMITASGTSFDAQHLPERYDNAAFYGMAQYSGVQHHHNLDLGVTTPSNYYYSYMTPSSSSGVLPVPLNHGASDPLPSSSHYGVIGVSAEEYGRNSRIMDDVRGPCKRKNPEGLPGNFQYFNASATSSSSVPPSNIRNPDGVAVMDAVTFALPQYVGTGNLPIMEAGPQSSMRNRSATTGLDSAMTHDHNHLNQGNYVGQRFQPAGTLWLDQHLTINNGDGGASAWNQAPNIPFMHGGNVTVGSMDSANMGMQRYHDSSSNRSSTILRHPPPLNHRHHSQHVVAPPMQGLRGHNLNFPPQGATTASYRLPTSSSRSTMNPSQNGLEIGRRQPGLVPPNGFRIYRPHQGVTPETALRHQNLPHLRVLQADEGVIVDVPNFYSSFLDQHRDMRLDIEDMSYEELLALGEQIGHVSTGLSEERIKKQLKTRTYLSSSTNFNLEEAGCSDKEADSCIICQDNYKKREKIGTLHCGHEYHVDCLKKWLLVKNVCPICKSEALTTTGKKNV; this is encoded by the exons ATGGGGCAAAGAAACATGCTATGCCCTAGTCAGATGATTGATTTGGAAATGAATCAACAAGGGGAAGGTTATCTCTGTCCCCCACCCTCCATCCATTTCGGGGGCGCCACCAATATCCATCAACCTAATATTCACACAATGATAACAGCTTCAGGGACCAGTTTCGATGCCCAACATTTACCTGAGCGCTATGATAATGCTGCGTTCTACGGGATGGCCCAGTACAGTGGTGTTCAGCATCATCATAATCTTGATTTGGGCGTCACAACTCCTTCCAACTATTATTATTCGTACATGACCCCCTCATCGAGTTCTGGGGTGTTACCTGTTCCTCTAAATCATGGGGCTTCTGATCCGCTGCCATCTTCTAGCCATTATGGAGTCATTGGAGTTTCTGCAGAAGAGTATGGCAGGAATAGTCGCATCATGGATGATGTCAGAGGTCCATGCAAGAGGAAAAATCCTGAAGGCCTACCAGGGaatttccaatattttaaTGCCTCAGCAACCTCTAGTTCTTCAGTGCCTCCTTCGAATATAAGGAATCCTGATGGGGTTGCTGTAATGGATGCAGTAACCTTTGCCCTGCCTCAATATGTGGGAACTGGCAATCTACCAATTATGGAAGCAGGACCTCAGAGTAGTATGAGGAATAGGTCAGCTACGACTGGGCTTGATTCTGCCATGACACATGACCATAACCATCTGAATCAAGGAAATTATGTGGGTCAGCGCTTTCAGCCAGCTGGAACTCTTTGGTTGGATCAACATTTAACTATCAACAATGGAGATGGAGGTGCTTCAGCCTGGAATCAAGCTCCTAATATTCCTTTTATGCATG GGGGCAATGTCACTGTAGGTTCCATGGACAGTGCGAACATGGGTATGCAAAGATATCATGATTCATCTAGCAACAGAAGTTCCACCATTCTCCGGCATCCTCCTCCGCTCAACCACCGGCATCATAGTCAGCACGTAGTAGCACCGCCCATGCAAGGATTAAGAGGCCACAATCTTAATTTTCCTCCCCAGGGAGCCACGACAGCTTCATACAGATTACCCACAAGTTCCTCGCGCAGCACAATGAATCCTTCTCAGAATGGTTTGGAGATTGGTCGTCGGCAACCAGGACTTGTTCCACCAAATGGCTTCAGGATATACAGGCCTCACCAAGGAGTTACTCCTGAGACAGCTCTAAGACACCAGAACCTTCCCCACTTGAGAGTTCTTCAGGCTGat GAGGGGGTCATAGTAGATGTTCCAAACTTTTATAGCAGCTTTCTTGACCAGCACAGAGACATGCGCTTGGACATAGAGGACATGTCATATGAG GAGCTTCTTGCATTGGGGGAGCAAATTGGCCATGTAAGCACTGGATTGTCTGAGGAGAGAATTAAAAAACAACTAAAGACAAGGACTTATTTATCATCTTCTACAAATTTTAATCTGGAAGAAGCTGGATGCTCAGATAAGGAAGCTGATTCTTGCATTATATGTCAG GATAATTATAAGAAACGCGAGAAGATAGGAACTCTTCATTGTGGACATGAGTATCATGTGGATTGTTTAAAGAAGTGGTTGCTTGTGAAGAATGTGTGCCCCATCTGCAAATCTGAAGCATTGACGACCACCGGGAAGAAGAATGTATAG
- the LOC18778808 gene encoding uncharacterized protein LOC18778808 isoform X2 — protein MGQRNMLCPSQMIDLEMNQQGEGYLCPPPSIHFGGATNIHQPNIHTMITASGTSFDAQHLPERYDNAAFYGMAQYSGVQHHHNLDLGVTTPSNYYYSYMTPSSSSGVLPVPLNHGASDPLPSSSHYGVIGVSAEEYGRNSRIMDDVRGPCKRKNPEGLPGNFQYFNASATSSSSVPPSNIRNPDGVAVMDAVTFALPQYVGTGNLPIMEAGPQSSMRNRSATTGLDSAMTHDHNHLNQGNYVGQRFQPAGTLWLDQHLTINNGDGGASAWNQAPNIPFMHGSMDSANMGMQRYHDSSSNRSSTILRHPPPLNHRHHSQHVVAPPMQGLRGHNLNFPPQGATTASYRLPTSSSRSTMNPSQNGLEIGRRQPGLVPPNGFRIYRPHQGVTPETALRHQNLPHLRVLQADEGVIVDVPNFYSSFLDQHRDMRLDIEDMSYEELLALGEQIGHVSTGLSEERIKKQLKTRTYLSSSTNFNLEEAGCSDKEADSCIICQDNYKKREKIGTLHCGHEYHVDCLKKWLLVKNVCPICKSEALTTTGKKNV, from the exons ATGGGGCAAAGAAACATGCTATGCCCTAGTCAGATGATTGATTTGGAAATGAATCAACAAGGGGAAGGTTATCTCTGTCCCCCACCCTCCATCCATTTCGGGGGCGCCACCAATATCCATCAACCTAATATTCACACAATGATAACAGCTTCAGGGACCAGTTTCGATGCCCAACATTTACCTGAGCGCTATGATAATGCTGCGTTCTACGGGATGGCCCAGTACAGTGGTGTTCAGCATCATCATAATCTTGATTTGGGCGTCACAACTCCTTCCAACTATTATTATTCGTACATGACCCCCTCATCGAGTTCTGGGGTGTTACCTGTTCCTCTAAATCATGGGGCTTCTGATCCGCTGCCATCTTCTAGCCATTATGGAGTCATTGGAGTTTCTGCAGAAGAGTATGGCAGGAATAGTCGCATCATGGATGATGTCAGAGGTCCATGCAAGAGGAAAAATCCTGAAGGCCTACCAGGGaatttccaatattttaaTGCCTCAGCAACCTCTAGTTCTTCAGTGCCTCCTTCGAATATAAGGAATCCTGATGGGGTTGCTGTAATGGATGCAGTAACCTTTGCCCTGCCTCAATATGTGGGAACTGGCAATCTACCAATTATGGAAGCAGGACCTCAGAGTAGTATGAGGAATAGGTCAGCTACGACTGGGCTTGATTCTGCCATGACACATGACCATAACCATCTGAATCAAGGAAATTATGTGGGTCAGCGCTTTCAGCCAGCTGGAACTCTTTGGTTGGATCAACATTTAACTATCAACAATGGAGATGGAGGTGCTTCAGCCTGGAATCAAGCTCCTAATATTCCTTTTATGCATG GTTCCATGGACAGTGCGAACATGGGTATGCAAAGATATCATGATTCATCTAGCAACAGAAGTTCCACCATTCTCCGGCATCCTCCTCCGCTCAACCACCGGCATCATAGTCAGCACGTAGTAGCACCGCCCATGCAAGGATTAAGAGGCCACAATCTTAATTTTCCTCCCCAGGGAGCCACGACAGCTTCATACAGATTACCCACAAGTTCCTCGCGCAGCACAATGAATCCTTCTCAGAATGGTTTGGAGATTGGTCGTCGGCAACCAGGACTTGTTCCACCAAATGGCTTCAGGATATACAGGCCTCACCAAGGAGTTACTCCTGAGACAGCTCTAAGACACCAGAACCTTCCCCACTTGAGAGTTCTTCAGGCTGat GAGGGGGTCATAGTAGATGTTCCAAACTTTTATAGCAGCTTTCTTGACCAGCACAGAGACATGCGCTTGGACATAGAGGACATGTCATATGAG GAGCTTCTTGCATTGGGGGAGCAAATTGGCCATGTAAGCACTGGATTGTCTGAGGAGAGAATTAAAAAACAACTAAAGACAAGGACTTATTTATCATCTTCTACAAATTTTAATCTGGAAGAAGCTGGATGCTCAGATAAGGAAGCTGATTCTTGCATTATATGTCAG GATAATTATAAGAAACGCGAGAAGATAGGAACTCTTCATTGTGGACATGAGTATCATGTGGATTGTTTAAAGAAGTGGTTGCTTGTGAAGAATGTGTGCCCCATCTGCAAATCTGAAGCATTGACGACCACCGGGAAGAAGAATGTATAG
- the LOC18781003 gene encoding ras-related protein RABA1f, giving the protein MAYRADDDYDYLFKVVLIGDSGVGKSNLLSRFTRNEFSLESKSTIGVEFATRSIHVDEKIVKAQIWDTAGQERYRAITSAYYRGAVGALLVYDVTRHVTFENVERWLKELRDHTDSNIVIMLVGNKADLRHLRAVSVEDAKAFAERENTFFMETSALESMNVENAFTEVLTQIYHVVSRKALEVGDDPAALPKGQTINVGNKDDVSAVKKAGCCSA; this is encoded by the exons ATGGCCTACAGAGCAGATGACGACTACGACTACCTGTTCAAGGTGGTGCTCATAGGCGACTCTGGTGTTGGAAAATCCAACCTTTTGTCCAGGTTCACGCGCAACGAGTTCAGCCTCGAGTCTAAGTCTACCATCGGCGTCGAGTTCGCCACTCGGAGCATACACGTTGATGAGAAGATCGTCAAGGCCCAGATTTGGGACACCGCCGGCCAAGAAAG GTACCGTGCAATTACAAGTGCATACTACCGAGGAGCTGTTGGTGCTTTGCTTGTCTATGACGTCACCCGGCATGTTACGTTTGAGAATGTTGAAAGATGGTTAAAGGAGCTACGGGATCATACAGACTCCAATATCGTGATAATGCTCGTGGGTAACAAGGCTGACCTGCGTCACCTGCGTGCTGTTTCTGTTGAGGATGCTAAGGCCTTCGCTGAGAGAGAAAACACCTTCTTTATGGAGACATCAGCACTTGAGTCTATGAACGTTGAAAATGCATTCACTGAGGTCCTAACACAAATATACCATGTAGTTAGCCGGAAAGCACTTGAGGTTGGGGATGATCCTGCAGCACTACCTAAGGGACAAACCATAAATGTTGGAAACAAGGATGATGTTTCAGCTGTTAAGAAAGCTGGTTGCTGTTCTGCCTAA
- the LOC18780609 gene encoding uncharacterized protein LOC18780609: MAEPYSPEAEHDTPIKPSKQNNRKRKLTDDEEAHTAIPPHILKLLKRIVLSLSKPSYLLGVGSARPRAEHRTRLNKLLRKLVKQHNWVEASGVLSVLLKSGRKDRSPVNNRFKYWVLMEMLEHLGSEYSKEYRVKDVYEVWESRNGVGSVQSFEYTYAVQVERILLWLTQGKLHDAHQDALGVMQLKEFGKDPLLMMIVALTFQQLWYSTLPKEMQWTESDQFYSARQSDELLPYSEGHYAVDTHKAGTAFQCGSDTSIMKDKVLSNDADSGLHRELSVTVDEMEIENSQPNFETQNFYADSAENTENEASLCNDGGQMQYAPIFSALEGLESLLLPIRLPDATDNHEDFMYLFNDYYNVAVKYLRLALHSTPPVLVALHPLIQLLLIGGQVKEALNELDYCCNSNTALHIRLRASLLEQFDRYNSALLSTCFEDILKNDPTCCDSLAKLVLLHQSEEYSSESLLEMIALHLDATYADYNTWREFALCFLKLSQYEEDRMSVCLNGNEKGHKDRYSVCFNKTPKMFIEGKSGESWRLRCRWWCTRHFSHNILASEIAAGDLQLLAYKAACVVHIYGPECDYFVDAYACLGKENERDLLMFLQTHVQNSVRIYSNFNQRTT, encoded by the exons ATGGCCGAACCTTACTCACCAGAAGCGGAACACGACACTCCAATCAAACcaagcaaacaaaacaaccgCAAAAGAAAGCTCACAGACGACGAAGAAGCTCATACCGCAATACCTCCACACATTCTAAAGCTTCTCAAAAGAATCGTTTTGTCCTTGAGCAAGCCCTCCTACCTCCTCGGCGTCGGCTCCGCGAGGCCGAGAGCCGAGCATCGAACCAGACTCAACAAGCTCTTGCGCAAGCTCGTAAAACAGCACAACTGGGTCGAAGCCAGCGGGGTCCTGAGCGTGTTGTTGAAAAGTGGGCGCAAGGACAGGTCGCCAGTGAACAACAGGTTCAAGTATTGG GTTTTGATGGAGATGCTTGAGCATTTGGGAAGTGAATATTCCAAGGAATATAGGGTTAAGGATGTTTATGAAGTTTGGGAGAGCAGGAATGGCGTTGGGTCAGTTCAGTCCTTTGAG TACACATATGCGGTTCAAGTGGAGCGCATTTTGTTGTGGCTTACACAAGGGAAACTTCATGATGCCCATCAGGATGCCCTGGG TGTCATGCAATTAAAAGAGTTTGGAAAGGACCCACTGTTAATGATGATTGTGGCATTGACATTCCAGCAGTTGTGGTATTCCACTCTCCCAAAAGAGATGCAGTGGACAGAGTCTGACCAGTTTTACAGCGCTAGGCAATCAGATGAACTACTTCCGTACTCAGAGGGGCATTATGCAGTTGACACTCACAAGGCTGGTACTGCCTTTCAATGTGGTTCAGACACATCTATCATGAAGGATAAAGTATTATCTAATGATGCTGACAGTGGCTTACATAGAGAACTCTCTGTGACGGTTGATGAGATGGAGATAGAAAACTCTCAACCGAACTTTGAGACCCAAAATTTCTATGCTGACTCTGCTGAAAATACAGAAAATGAAGCTTCTTTATGTAATGATGGTGGCCAAATGCAGTATGCTCCCATTTTCTCAGCCCTTG AGGGCTTGGAGTCACTGTTACTGCCCATACGATTGCCAGACGCTACAGATAATCATGAGGACTTCATGTATTTGTTTAATGACTATTATAACGTTGCAGTGAAGTACTTACGGCTTGCTCTTCACTCCACCCCTCCGGTATTGGTGGCCTTGCATCCTTTGATACAG CTGTTGCTGATTGGAGGTCAAGTTAAAGAGGCCCTAAATGAGCTTGACTACTGTTGTAACTCAAACACAGCTCTGCATATTCG ATTAAGGGCTAGTCTTCTGGAGCAATTTGATCGTTACAACAGCGCTCTGCTTTCTACTTGTTTTGAGGATATCTTAAAGAATGATCCAACCTGTTGTGATTCATTGGCAAAGCTTGTTCTCCTGCATCAAAGTG AAGAATATAGTTCTGAGTCCCTACTGGAAATGATAGCTTTGCATTTAGATGCCACCTATGCAGACTACAACACATGGAGAGAGTTTGCTTTATGTTTCTTAAAGCTTTCTCAGTATGAAGAGGACCGAATGTCTGTGTGTCTGAATGGAAATGAAAAAGGACATAAAGACCGCTACTCCGTTTGTTTCAACAAGACCCCCAAAATGTTTATAGAGGGGAAATCTGGGGAGAGTTGGAGACTTCGCTGCAGATGGTGGTGTACACGTCATTTCAGCCATAACATACTGGCCTCGGAGATTGCAGCAG gTGATTTGCAGCTCTTAGCTTACAAAGCAGCATGTGTGGTGCATATATATGGGCCAGAGTGTGATTACTTTGTGGATGCTTATGCCTGCTTAgggaaagaaaatgagagggaCTTGCTCATGTTTTTGCAGACACACGTTCAAAATTCGGTTCGAATCTATTCAAACTTTAACCAAAGAACTACATGA